The proteins below are encoded in one region of Ereboglobus luteus:
- a CDS encoding glycoside hydrolase family 28 protein, with protein MHHRTLAALTILAAFGLQLFSPSVLLSDTRLIEKLEVNDTGYLLYNASHWIEQGGIRVGAPLYGDNENLPEPERAAVAALPAELVSVDWIQPSALSAAFVKSPYFGDNLANFVLREPAEIHIAHSDAIAEKPAWLATRYTATAGKLTDTLGRAFTLYKRTADAGEKIILGPNGSASAPMYLVLAKPLSSTATRKLETGYSSNVTDIAAAGARGDGRTINTTIIQTAIDDLSARGGGTVLVSGGIYVTGALELRDNITLRIEAGSILRASPNPADFPPKHASVPGFRSHEPHQFIFAQNAKNITITGGGVIDGYAIRQGYPWGGRNNEHERPRLIRMFSCQNIRVENITLIRAANWTQYYETCTDLVFRDLRIRCHTGVHNQDGIDISGCSNVEIDGFHATTGDDAICIKALTLTPAENIRINNLYSPYANCNILKIGTETHGALKNLHATNIEGVTRYSLSIETVDGSILENITYENAILYDCGAPIFARLGARGRTFKGGPNPATPGALRNVTFRNIRNYANTWGAEKRGIGLGASCSGVEGLRIQNLTIEDCDFTFHGGQTDPKVVTRAVPENEKKYPEYITFGVCPAYGLYLRHIDGLTVRNNRIRSANTDVRPPVVLEDVHSSTLTNNILQTFALTAAPEVHTK; from the coding sequence ATGCACCACCGCACACTCGCCGCCCTCACCATCCTCGCAGCCTTCGGCCTTCAGCTCTTCAGCCCTTCGGTCCTTCTCTCCGACACCCGCCTCATTGAGAAACTCGAAGTCAACGACACCGGCTACCTCCTCTACAACGCCAGCCATTGGATAGAGCAGGGCGGCATCCGCGTCGGCGCGCCGCTTTACGGTGACAACGAAAACCTCCCCGAACCCGAGCGCGCCGCCGTCGCCGCGCTTCCCGCCGAACTCGTATCCGTGGATTGGATACAACCCTCCGCCCTCTCCGCCGCCTTTGTCAAGAGCCCCTACTTCGGCGACAACCTCGCCAACTTCGTGCTCCGCGAACCCGCCGAAATCCACATCGCCCACTCCGACGCCATCGCCGAAAAACCCGCCTGGCTCGCCACCCGATACACCGCCACCGCCGGCAAACTCACCGACACCCTCGGCCGCGCCTTCACCCTCTACAAACGCACCGCCGACGCCGGCGAAAAAATCATCCTCGGCCCCAACGGCTCCGCTTCCGCTCCCATGTATCTCGTCCTGGCAAAACCGCTGTCCTCAACCGCGACCCGTAAACTGGAAACTGGATACTCGAGCAACGTCACGGACATCGCCGCCGCCGGCGCGCGCGGCGACGGCCGCACCATCAACACCACCATCATTCAAACCGCCATCGACGATCTCTCCGCCCGCGGCGGCGGCACGGTCCTCGTCAGCGGCGGCATCTACGTCACCGGCGCGCTTGAACTTCGCGACAACATCACGCTCCGCATCGAAGCCGGCAGCATCCTCCGCGCTTCGCCCAATCCCGCCGACTTCCCGCCCAAGCACGCCAGCGTCCCCGGCTTTCGCAGCCACGAACCCCACCAGTTCATTTTTGCGCAAAACGCGAAAAATATCACCATCACCGGCGGCGGCGTCATCGACGGCTACGCCATCCGCCAGGGCTACCCCTGGGGCGGCCGCAACAACGAGCACGAGCGCCCGCGCCTCATCCGCATGTTCTCCTGCCAAAACATCCGCGTTGAAAACATCACACTCATCCGCGCCGCCAACTGGACGCAATATTACGAAACCTGCACCGACCTTGTTTTCCGCGACCTCCGCATCCGCTGCCACACCGGCGTGCACAATCAGGACGGCATCGACATCTCCGGTTGCAGCAACGTCGAGATCGACGGCTTCCACGCCACCACCGGCGACGACGCCATTTGCATAAAAGCCCTCACCCTCACCCCCGCCGAAAACATTCGCATCAACAACCTCTACTCGCCCTACGCCAACTGCAACATCCTCAAGATCGGCACCGAGACGCACGGCGCGTTGAAAAACCTTCACGCCACCAACATCGAAGGCGTCACCCGCTACTCCCTCTCCATCGAGACCGTTGACGGCTCCATCCTCGAAAACATCACCTACGAAAACGCCATACTCTACGATTGCGGTGCGCCCATTTTCGCTCGCCTCGGCGCGCGCGGACGCACCTTCAAAGGCGGCCCAAATCCCGCCACCCCGGGCGCCCTCCGCAACGTCACCTTTCGCAATATCCGCAACTATGCCAACACTTGGGGCGCCGAAAAACGCGGCATCGGTCTCGGCGCCTCCTGCTCGGGCGTCGAGGGGCTCCGCATCCAGAACCTGACAATTGAGGATTGCGATTTCACCTTCCACGGCGGACAGACCGATCCCAAGGTGGTCACGCGCGCAGTCCCCGAAAACGAGAAAAAATACCCCGAATACATCACCTTTGGCGTGTGTCCCGCCTACGGCCTCTATCTCCGTCACATCGACGGCCTCACCGTGCGCAACAACCGCATCCGCTCCGCGAACACGGACGTCCGTCCTCCCGTCGTCCTGGAGGACGTCCACAGCTCGACCCTCACCAACAACATCCTCCAAACCTTCGCCCTCACCGCCGCACCCGAAGTCCACACGAAATAA
- a CDS encoding tagaturonate epimerase family protein, with protein sequence MISTTSINQFLLKNNLRIANNPCVSPDFCLDWPALAAKLANASPDVKAYPKSVFETEAGQWILLEDVTGDCAWKLTPIAELGADAVKVLAEGVALNEGAVAFPASFANLLRIKNLIQEHNPESTIFPTASQRLGQSTLGIGARFTTLHWPAVEWAMSALEVGMTANQNSIPRELVYDVNSMLEGKLDTVPFPFIGTNVPEGHQGQSVEGMSHGCVISKLKTGFHKRGIAWSFNADHQPIGGKFDVREDQLVRGCVLASYITFDISPELALTKAPDDARAWVAENMAPELVEKVKTRVAAAGLQLDEEALAKLLAYVWPAMKKMKVRDEKYRIAREQLFATKEGCAYLRELSIDELPGLTTPETTAIMLALCEAMGMTINFVAPAFGFQKNMPYPDNTALKALIEKQWNVCKQFGVSIGFHSGSGKSAENYQVMGAVTGSCLEIKTSGRYTYEMGRALYASKNPADQALWKDWYQFTVELAVKGAFATDATEQKMARSFIVDALEKSGKPTDVFANEAATRAAIDSLTPSPEHMFWFEYNFLHVLAGGGKAEKTALGDHSPAGYQQRARFYSVSDEGLLNYSKNVASYIVFLAENTALASKDRCAAALKQLESYTTLDQMLGDISR encoded by the coding sequence CCCGAAAAGCGTTTTTGAAACCGAGGCCGGACAATGGATATTACTTGAGGACGTGACCGGTGATTGCGCGTGGAAACTCACCCCCATCGCCGAACTCGGTGCCGACGCCGTGAAAGTGCTCGCCGAGGGAGTCGCCCTCAACGAGGGCGCAGTCGCCTTCCCCGCCTCTTTCGCAAACCTCCTTCGCATCAAAAACCTCATTCAGGAGCACAACCCCGAATCGACCATTTTTCCCACCGCGTCGCAACGCCTCGGACAAAGCACGCTCGGCATCGGCGCGCGCTTCACCACGCTGCACTGGCCCGCGGTCGAGTGGGCCATGAGCGCGCTCGAAGTCGGCATGACGGCCAACCAAAACTCCATCCCGCGCGAACTCGTTTACGACGTGAACTCGATGCTTGAAGGCAAACTCGACACCGTCCCCTTCCCCTTCATCGGCACCAACGTCCCCGAAGGCCACCAAGGCCAGTCCGTCGAGGGCATGAGCCACGGCTGCGTGATCTCCAAACTCAAAACCGGTTTCCACAAACGCGGCATCGCGTGGAGCTTCAACGCCGACCACCAGCCCATCGGCGGCAAATTCGACGTGCGCGAAGACCAACTCGTGCGCGGATGCGTGCTCGCCAGCTACATCACCTTCGACATCTCGCCCGAGCTCGCCCTCACAAAAGCCCCCGACGACGCCCGCGCCTGGGTCGCCGAAAACATGGCGCCCGAACTCGTCGAAAAAGTGAAAACACGCGTTGCCGCCGCCGGCCTCCAACTCGACGAGGAAGCGCTCGCCAAGCTCCTCGCCTACGTCTGGCCCGCGATGAAAAAAATGAAAGTGCGCGACGAAAAATACCGCATCGCCCGCGAGCAACTCTTCGCAACCAAGGAAGGCTGCGCCTACCTCCGCGAACTCTCCATCGACGAACTCCCCGGACTCACCACGCCCGAAACCACCGCCATCATGCTCGCCCTCTGCGAAGCGATGGGAATGACAATCAACTTCGTCGCCCCCGCATTCGGCTTCCAGAAAAACATGCCCTACCCCGACAACACCGCGCTCAAGGCGCTCATCGAAAAGCAGTGGAACGTCTGCAAACAATTCGGCGTTAGCATCGGCTTCCATTCCGGCTCCGGCAAGTCCGCTGAAAACTACCAAGTCATGGGCGCAGTCACCGGCAGCTGCCTCGAAATCAAAACCAGCGGACGCTACACCTACGAAATGGGTCGAGCCCTCTACGCCTCAAAGAACCCCGCCGACCAGGCACTCTGGAAAGACTGGTATCAATTCACAGTCGAGCTCGCCGTCAAAGGCGCGTTCGCGACCGACGCAACCGAACAAAAAATGGCGCGCAGCTTCATCGTCGACGCCCTCGAAAAATCCGGCAAACCCACCGACGTCTTCGCCAACGAGGCCGCCACCCGCGCCGCGATTGACTCGCTCACACCAAGCCCCGAGCACATGTTCTGGTTCGAATACAACTTCCTCCATGTCCTTGCCGGCGGCGGCAAGGCGGAAAAAACCGCGCTCGGCGATCACTCGCCCGCCGGTTACCAGCAACGCGCCCGCTTCTATTCGGTGAGCGACGAAGGCCTGCTCAACTACTCGAAAAACGTGGCCAGCTACATCGTATTTCTCGCCGAAAACACAGCCCTGGCCTCGAAGGACCGCTGTGCAGCCGCGCTCAAGCAACTCGAATCCTACACGACGCTCGACCAAATGCTCGGCGACATCAGCCGCTGA